In a genomic window of Chrysemys picta bellii isolate R12L10 chromosome 1, ASM1138683v2, whole genome shotgun sequence:
- the LOC101952909 gene encoding olfactory receptor 52E2-like, with the protein MSDSNKTDFTNPSTFILLGIPGLEAAHVWISIPFCAIYIIAVLGNFTILFIVKMEPSLHVPMYYFLCMLAIIDLGLSTSTLPKMLSIFWFNSREINFSACLTQMYFIHCVSVMDSGILVAMALDRYVAICDPLRHSTILTNPVVAKIGLAVVLRGALLILPYPFLARQWPYCRTNIIPHTYCEHMAVVQLACTDIRISSYYGLFVIFLLTGLDVFSIAVSYTQILRAIFSLPTKDARLKTFGTCGSHLCVILASYIPGLFSFLTHRFGHKVPLHFHILMANM; encoded by the coding sequence atgtcagattccaacaaaACTGatttcaccaacccctccaccttcatcctgctgggcattcctggcctggaggcggcccatgtctggatctccatccccttctgcgcCATATACATCATAGccgtcttggggaacttcaccatcctcttCATTGTGAAGATGGAGCCGAGCCTCCAtgtgcccatgtactatttcctctgcatgctggccatcaTTGACCTGGGCCTGTCAACGTCTACCcttcccaaaatgctgagcattttctggttcaattccagggagatcaatttcagtgcctgcctcacccagatgtacttcattcactgtGTCTCAGTGATGGACTCTGGGATCTTAGTGGCCATGGCTTTGGATCGCTACGTGGCTATCtgtgatcccctgagacattccaccatcctgacaaaccctGTGGTGGCCAAGATCGGCCTGGCTGTGGTGCTGCGTGGGGCCTTGCTTATACTGCCCTATCCCTTCCTGGCCAGacagtggccatattgcagaaccaacatcatcccccacacGTACTGTGAGCACATGGCCGTGGTTCAACTTGCTTGTACCGACATCcgcatcagtagttactatggcctCTTTGTGATATTCTTGTTGACTGGTCTTGATGTGTTTTCTATTGCTGTATCCTATACCCAGAttctcagggccatcttcagcctccccacaaaagacgcccggctcaagacttttgggacctgcggctcccacctctgtgtcatCTTAGCCTCTTACATCCCAggtctcttctccttcctcacacACCGGTTTGGTCACAAAGTGCCCCTGCACTTCCACATTCTCATGGCCAACATGTAG